In Methylobacterium aquaticum, the following are encoded in one genomic region:
- a CDS encoding zinc-binding dehydrogenase — protein sequence MSKPEIRVATFAGPGAEPVIQSVPWPKVPRKAALIKVGACGVCGTDQHILKGHWPKPLPWPFTLGHEIGGVIVEKGDAFTADFMEKPLQVGSKVMIPPLMPCGHCYYCVHYPEQANKCLTPVYYGRYLGFDKAPHLWGGWAEYVYVDLEMLPGTKVYKLPDDMSLRLGALSEPLTSCIRAFNRATRAGGFKWGDTVVIQGSGPIGILAVAAAQEMGAGRVICVGAPEEPRLALARKFGAEATIDITEVTTPEARIAAVREIVGGFGADLVMDCSGHPSAGPEGIEFLRDGGTYVEMGQFTDAGKIETSWHRICSKDLNVLGSWAFTGNDLPLGVDMLYRARDKYPWLEMQTVYPFTQEGVSQAVKDAMAMKTVKSTIVPFPELVA from the coding sequence ATGAGCAAGCCTGAGATCCGCGTGGCCACGTTCGCGGGCCCGGGGGCGGAACCCGTCATCCAATCGGTGCCCTGGCCGAAGGTTCCGCGCAAGGCCGCGCTGATCAAGGTCGGCGCCTGCGGCGTCTGCGGCACCGACCAGCACATCCTCAAGGGCCACTGGCCCAAGCCCCTGCCGTGGCCGTTCACGCTCGGCCACGAGATCGGCGGCGTCATCGTCGAGAAGGGCGACGCGTTCACCGCCGACTTCATGGAGAAGCCGCTCCAGGTCGGCTCGAAGGTGATGATCCCGCCGCTGATGCCGTGCGGGCACTGCTATTACTGCGTCCACTACCCCGAACAGGCCAATAAGTGCCTGACCCCGGTCTATTACGGGCGCTATCTCGGCTTCGACAAGGCGCCGCACCTGTGGGGCGGCTGGGCCGAATACGTCTATGTCGATCTCGAGATGCTGCCGGGCACCAAGGTCTACAAGTTGCCCGACGACATGTCCCTGCGCCTCGGCGCGCTCTCCGAACCCCTGACCTCCTGCATCCGCGCCTTCAACCGGGCGACCCGGGCCGGCGGCTTCAAGTGGGGCGACACGGTGGTGATCCAGGGCTCCGGCCCGATCGGCATCCTGGCGGTGGCCGCCGCCCAGGAGATGGGGGCGGGGCGGGTGATCTGCGTCGGCGCGCCGGAGGAGCCGCGGCTCGCGCTCGCCCGCAAGTTCGGCGCCGAGGCTACGATCGACATCACCGAGGTCACGACGCCGGAGGCCCGCATCGCGGCGGTGCGCGAGATCGTCGGCGGCTTCGGTGCCGACCTGGTGATGGATTGCTCGGGCCACCCGAGCGCAGGACCCGAAGGCATCGAGTTCCTGCGCGACGGCGGCACCTACGTCGAGATGGGCCAGTTCACCGATGCGGGGAAGATCGAGACCTCCTGGCACCGGATCTGCTCCAAGGACCTGAACGTCCTGGGTTCCTGGGCCTTCACCGGCAACGACCTGCCGCTGGGCGTCGACATGCTCTACCGCGCCCGGGACAAGTATCCGTGGCTCGAGATGCAGACGGTCTATCCGTTCACCCAGGAGGGCGTGTCGCAGGCGGTGAAGGACGCGATGGCGATGAAGACGGTGAAGTCGACCATCGTGCCGTTCCCGGAGCTCGTCGCCTGA
- a CDS encoding DUF2147 domain-containing protein, translated as MLTGESKDVNNPDASLRGRSVVGVALTRDMRPAGEGWEGSLYNFRDGKTYSGKLAMKGPNVLELSGCVLGGLICKKQLWTRVE; from the coding sequence GTGCTGACGGGCGAGTCGAAGGACGTGAACAACCCCGACGCCTCGTTGCGCGGCCGCAGCGTCGTCGGCGTGGCGCTCACCCGCGACATGCGCCCCGCCGGCGAGGGCTGGGAAGGCTCGCTCTACAATTTTCGCGATGGCAAGACCTATTCGGGCAAGCTCGCCATGAAGGGCCCGAACGTGCTCGAACTGTCGGGCTGCGTGCTGGGCGGGCTGATCTGCAAGAAGCAGCTCTGGACGCGGGTGGAGTGA
- a CDS encoding DUF4345 domain-containing protein, producing the protein MTYETERRALQRVVALAGLVPVLGGLWGVLFGQAGLGGGAFDVSTDSHFRYLSGLLLGIGLLFWSTIPGIATKTSLFRFLTMVVVLGGLARLLGLWLTGVPSLVMLAALGMELVVTPLLCLWQMRVASRAGVEVL; encoded by the coding sequence ATGACCTACGAGACGGAGCGGCGGGCGTTGCAGCGCGTGGTGGCCCTGGCGGGGCTCGTGCCGGTCCTGGGCGGGCTCTGGGGCGTGCTGTTCGGCCAGGCCGGCCTCGGCGGCGGCGCCTTCGACGTCTCGACCGACAGCCATTTCCGCTACCTGTCGGGCCTGCTGCTCGGGATCGGCCTGCTGTTCTGGTCGACGATTCCGGGCATCGCGACCAAGACCTCGCTGTTCCGCTTCCTGACGATGGTGGTGGTCCTGGGCGGCCTTGCCCGGCTCCTCGGACTCTGGCTCACCGGGGTGCCCTCGCTCGTCATGCTGGCAGCACTCGGCATGGAACTGGTGGTCACGCCGCTGCTGTGCCTGTGGCAGATGCGGGTGGCGAGCCGGGCGGGAGTGGAGGTGCTGTAA
- a CDS encoding MaoC family dehydratase, whose product MEIFNGPEALKAAIGQEIGVGAWVTVDQAMIDRFAEATDDHQWIHVDPERAARESPYGATVAHGYLTLSLVPRFIAGVRRLEGLRLSLNYGLDRVRFPAPVVVNARLRGRVRVAAALDVPPRGLRTTYGVTVEIEGGAKPACLAEAVVLHHW is encoded by the coding sequence ATGGAGATCTTCAACGGGCCGGAGGCCCTGAAGGCGGCGATCGGGCAGGAGATCGGCGTCGGCGCATGGGTCACCGTCGACCAGGCGATGATCGACCGCTTCGCCGAGGCGACCGACGATCACCAGTGGATCCATGTCGATCCGGAACGGGCGGCGCGCGAATCGCCCTACGGCGCCACGGTCGCGCATGGCTACCTCACCCTGTCGCTGGTGCCGCGCTTCATCGCCGGGGTGCGCCGGCTGGAGGGCCTGCGCCTCAGCCTGAATTACGGCCTCGACCGGGTGCGCTTCCCCGCCCCCGTCGTGGTGAATGCGCGCCTGCGCGGCCGGGTGCGGGTGGCCGCCGCCCTCGACGTGCCGCCGCGCGGCCTGCGCACGACCTACGGGGTGACGGTGGAGATCGAGGGCGGCGCGAAGCCGGCCTGCCTCGCCGAGGCGGTGGTCCTGCACCATTGGTGA
- a CDS encoding MFS transporter, whose protein sequence is MASFKTVMKSGHPPTLFAAFLYFDFCFAIWVLNGAMGPFITEHYKLTPAETGFMISLPILAGAIMRFPLGVLAQYIGRKNAAITEMSLIVLAMAYGFFLVHNFTDVLAMGVLLGIAGASFGVALSLGSGWFPPEHKGLAMGIAGAGNSGTVLAVLFAPPLAQAYGWQAVYGFAGVFMLIPLAVMIVFAKEPPDREHQSFRQHVSCLFEKDGWAFNLVYVITFGGFIGLSNFLPTFFYEQFAVTKIEAGRLTMLAALMGSGIRILGGYFADRIGGILVLTVVLLAAVGSFLMLTAAPTLFVTTLLFMFCFAALGAGNGALFQLVPLRWPTNTAVAGSMIGEVGALGGAILPNAMGLSKQYTGGFATGFLFYAAFTAVVLGCLALWSRKWVGVWVGPRGKVLTQAGTEAPAAPENTIGGVQRA, encoded by the coding sequence ATGGCCAGTTTCAAGACCGTCATGAAGTCGGGTCATCCCCCGACCCTGTTCGCCGCGTTCCTGTATTTCGATTTCTGCTTCGCGATCTGGGTGCTGAACGGCGCCATGGGCCCGTTCATCACCGAGCACTACAAGCTCACGCCGGCCGAGACCGGCTTCATGATCTCGCTGCCGATCCTCGCCGGCGCGATCATGCGCTTCCCCCTCGGCGTGCTCGCCCAGTATATCGGGCGCAAGAACGCCGCGATCACCGAGATGTCGCTGATCGTCCTGGCGATGGCCTACGGCTTCTTCCTCGTCCACAACTTCACCGACGTGCTCGCCATGGGCGTGCTGCTCGGCATCGCCGGCGCCTCGTTCGGCGTGGCCCTGTCCCTCGGCTCGGGCTGGTTTCCGCCCGAGCACAAGGGCCTGGCGATGGGCATCGCCGGGGCCGGCAACTCGGGCACCGTGCTGGCGGTCCTGTTCGCGCCGCCGCTCGCCCAGGCCTATGGCTGGCAGGCGGTCTACGGCTTTGCCGGCGTGTTCATGCTGATCCCGCTCGCCGTCATGATCGTCTTCGCCAAGGAGCCGCCGGATCGCGAGCACCAGAGCTTCCGGCAGCACGTCTCCTGCCTGTTCGAGAAGGACGGCTGGGCCTTCAACCTGGTCTACGTCATCACCTTCGGGGGCTTCATCGGCCTGTCGAACTTCCTGCCGACCTTCTTCTACGAGCAGTTCGCCGTCACCAAGATCGAGGCCGGGCGGCTGACCATGCTGGCGGCCCTGATGGGCTCGGGGATCCGCATCCTCGGCGGCTATTTCGCCGACCGGATCGGCGGCATCCTGGTGCTGACCGTGGTGCTGCTCGCCGCCGTCGGCTCGTTCCTGATGCTCACCGCCGCGCCGACCCTGTTCGTCACCACGCTGCTGTTCATGTTCTGCTTCGCGGCGCTCGGCGCCGGCAACGGCGCCCTGTTCCAGCTCGTCCCCTTGCGCTGGCCGACCAACACGGCGGTGGCGGGCTCGATGATCGGCGAGGTCGGGGCGCTCGGCGGCGCCATCCTGCCGAACGCCATGGGCCTGTCGAAGCAATATACCGGCGGCTTCGCAACGGGCTTCCTGTTCTACGCCGCCTTCACGGCGGTCGTGCTCGGCTGCCTCGCCCTGTGGTCGCGCAAGTGGGTCGGCGTCTGGGTCGGCCCGCGCGGCAAGGTGCTGACGCAAGCCGGGACCGAGGCGCCGGCCGCGCCGGAGAACACCATCGGCGGGGTGCAGCGCGCCTGA
- a CDS encoding ComF family protein, whose product MIDPRRLAALPGLAFRGFVGLVYPPSCIACGTATAVPHALCAGCWSEMRFIERPYCERLGTPFSVDLGSPGLLSPAALSDPPVYQRARAVARYDATARRLVQRLKYEDRLDLAGALGAMMARAGAELLAEADVAVPVPLWRWRLWWRRFNQAALLARTATRGRDVPVAPDLLARVRRTRQQVGLTRAARAENLQGAFRVPDAARPRLQGKRVLLVDDVLTTGATANAAARALLRGGAAAVDVLVFARVVSDGRDVI is encoded by the coding sequence GTGATCGACCCGCGCCGCCTCGCCGCGCTGCCCGGGCTCGCGTTCCGCGGCTTCGTCGGCCTGGTCTATCCGCCGAGCTGCATCGCCTGCGGGACCGCGACCGCCGTGCCGCACGCCCTCTGCGCCGGCTGCTGGAGCGAGATGCGGTTCATCGAGCGGCCCTATTGCGAACGGCTCGGCACGCCGTTCTCGGTCGATCTCGGCTCTCCCGGCCTGCTTTCGCCGGCCGCCCTCTCCGATCCGCCGGTCTATCAGCGTGCCCGGGCGGTGGCGCGCTACGACGCGACCGCCCGACGGCTGGTCCAGCGGCTGAAATACGAGGACCGCCTGGACCTCGCGGGCGCCCTCGGGGCGATGATGGCGCGGGCCGGCGCCGAACTCCTGGCGGAGGCCGACGTGGCGGTGCCGGTGCCGCTCTGGCGCTGGCGGCTGTGGTGGCGGCGCTTCAACCAGGCCGCCCTGCTCGCCCGGACGGCCACGCGCGGCCGCGACGTGCCGGTGGCGCCCGATCTGCTGGCCCGGGTCCGGCGCACCCGGCAGCAGGTCGGCCTGACCCGCGCCGCTCGGGCGGAGAACCTGCAAGGCGCCTTCCGGGTGCCGGACGCGGCACGGCCCCGGCTCCAGGGCAAGCGCGTCCTCCTCGTCGACGACGTGCTGACCACGGGCGCGACGGCGAACGCCGCTGCCCGGGCGCTCCTGCGCGGCGGGGCGGCGGCGGTCGATGTCCTGGTCTTCGCCCGCGTGGTGAGCGACGGGCGCGACGTGATCTAG
- a CDS encoding restriction endonuclease has protein sequence MRRPSSLADRLFWPIVAGGAASLWFGPKALGIAGLVALALVVHRLGRGGRFRRRVRALARRHRETLALRRRQESYVDPYGNEILDGWLRERRYFAERTVLPRLEAEGYGDLIEPRWDEILDIVEAASLSVAPPDEAEDLPEDGIAYERYCAALLEQAGWEARTTKAAGDQGADVVAERDGMRLVVQCKRYAKPVGNGAVQEVVAARSYWGADRAAVVSNAGFTPAARKLAAATDVLLLHHDALAALDRPLPKRSPGRRQS, from the coding sequence ATGCGCCGCCCCTCCAGCCTCGCCGACCGCCTGTTCTGGCCCATCGTGGCCGGGGGTGCGGCGAGCCTGTGGTTCGGCCCCAAGGCGCTCGGAATTGCCGGCCTGGTGGCCTTGGCGCTGGTCGTGCATCGTCTCGGGCGCGGCGGCCGCTTCCGGCGCCGGGTCCGGGCGCTGGCCCGCCGGCACCGCGAGACCCTGGCCCTGCGCCGGCGGCAGGAGAGCTACGTCGATCCCTACGGCAACGAGATCCTGGACGGCTGGCTGCGGGAGCGCCGCTACTTCGCCGAGCGCACCGTGCTGCCGCGGCTGGAGGCGGAGGGCTACGGCGACCTGATCGAGCCGCGCTGGGACGAGATCCTCGACATCGTCGAGGCGGCCTCCTTGAGCGTCGCGCCGCCCGACGAGGCCGAGGACCTGCCAGAGGACGGGATCGCCTACGAACGCTACTGCGCCGCCCTGCTCGAACAGGCCGGCTGGGAGGCGCGCACGACGAAGGCGGCCGGCGACCAGGGCGCCGACGTGGTGGCGGAGCGCGACGGGATGCGGCTGGTGGTGCAGTGCAAGCGCTACGCGAAGCCGGTCGGCAACGGCGCGGTGCAGGAGGTGGTGGCGGCCCGCAGCTACTGGGGCGCCGATCGCGCCGCCGTGGTCTCGAATGCCGGCTTCACGCCGGCCGCCCGCAAGCTCGCGGCGGCGACCGACGTGCTGCTGCTGCACCACGATGCCCTCGCCGCCCTCGACCGCCCTTTGCCGAAGCGGTCGCCGGGACGGCGACAATCATGA
- a CDS encoding DUF1194 domain-containing protein, producing MRSRVVALLACLLVAGTAGPPVRAGGDPVEVDVALVLAVDVSLSMTGDEQAVQREGYVEAFRNPAVHQAIRQGMVGRIAVTYVEWAGVGSQRVVVPWTLIAGAEEAAGFADRLGQSPPRRSTWTSIASAIDFSAGLLAGSGFEATRRVIDVSGDGPNNQGRSVTKARDDAVGQGIVINGLPLMIREPSGPWDIKDLDLYYRDCVIGGSGSFMVPVRERDQFAAAIRTKIIREVAGRDAGGPLVRPAQGEARANCLVGERPNLDWD from the coding sequence ATGAGATCACGCGTCGTCGCGCTTCTCGCCTGCCTGCTCGTCGCCGGCACGGCCGGCCCCCCGGTCCGGGCGGGGGGCGACCCGGTCGAGGTCGACGTCGCCCTGGTGCTCGCCGTCGACGTGTCCCTGTCGATGACCGGCGACGAGCAGGCGGTGCAGCGGGAGGGTTACGTCGAGGCGTTCCGCAATCCGGCGGTCCACCAGGCGATCCGCCAGGGCATGGTCGGGCGCATCGCCGTCACCTATGTCGAGTGGGCGGGCGTCGGCAGCCAGCGGGTCGTGGTGCCCTGGACGCTGATCGCCGGGGCCGAGGAGGCGGCCGGCTTCGCCGACCGGCTGGGCCAGAGCCCGCCCCGGCGCTCGACCTGGACCTCGATCGCCAGCGCCATCGACTTCTCCGCCGGCCTCCTCGCCGGGAGCGGCTTCGAGGCGACGCGGCGGGTGATCGACGTCTCGGGCGACGGCCCGAACAACCAGGGCCGCTCGGTCACCAAGGCGCGGGACGACGCCGTCGGGCAGGGGATCGTCATCAACGGCCTGCCCCTGATGATCCGCGAGCCGAGCGGGCCCTGGGACATCAAGGACCTCGACCTCTACTATCGCGATTGCGTCATCGGCGGCAGCGGCAGCTTCATGGTGCCGGTCCGCGAGCGCGACCAGTTCGCGGCGGCGATCCGCACCAAGATCATCCGCGAGGTGGCGGGCCGGGACGCGGGCGGCCCCCTCGTGCGGCCGGCCCAGGGCGAAGCCAGGGCCAACTGCCTCGTCGGCGAGCGCCCCAATCTCGACTGGGACTGA
- a CDS encoding MucR family transcriptional regulator, with protein sequence MSESEASTNHIGLAADIVAAFVSNNSVPVADLPSLIASVHSALGGLGRGAAAEQAEPLTPAVPIKKSIMPDYLVCLEDGKKFKSLKRHLRTRYGLSPEDYRARWNLSPDYPMVAPNYAAARSELAKTMGLGQQRRKSLRGGEGNGRDMGTED encoded by the coding sequence ATGAGTGAGAGTGAGGCGTCGACGAACCATATCGGGCTCGCCGCGGACATCGTGGCGGCTTTCGTGAGCAATAATTCGGTCCCGGTCGCCGATCTGCCGAGTCTGATCGCCTCGGTTCATTCTGCTTTGGGCGGCCTCGGCCGCGGCGCCGCAGCCGAGCAGGCCGAGCCCCTGACCCCGGCGGTCCCGATCAAGAAGTCGATCATGCCGGACTATCTCGTCTGTCTCGAGGACGGCAAGAAGTTCAAGTCGCTGAAGCGTCACCTGCGCACCCGCTACGGCCTGTCGCCCGAGGATTACCGGGCACGCTGGAACCTGTCACCCGACTATCCGATGGTGGCGCCGAACTATGCGGCGGCCCGCTCGGAGCTGGCGAAGACCATGGGCCTGGGACAGCAGCGGCGCAAATCCCTGCGCGGCGGCGAGGGCAACGGGCGCGACATGGGCACCGAGGACTGA